The following proteins are co-located in the Hypomesus transpacificus isolate Combined female chromosome 23, fHypTra1, whole genome shotgun sequence genome:
- the LOC124485457 gene encoding gap junction alpha-8 protein-like: MGDWSFLGNILEEVNEHSTVIGRVWLTVLFIFRILILGTAAEFVWGDEQSDYVCNTQQPGCENVCYDEAFPISHIRLWVLQIIFVSTPSLVYVGHAVHHVHMEEKRKEREEAELSRQQELSEERLPLAPDQGSVRTTKETSTKGSKKFRLEGTLLRTYICHIIFKTLFEVGFVVGQYFLYGFRILPLYKCSRWPCPNTVDCFVSRPTEKTVFIIFMLAVACVSLFLNFVEISHLGLKKIRFVFRKPVPAPAQGEGSSPLPLPGKSLPPLTVPSLQRAKGYRLLEEEKAPPVTHLYPLTEVGMEAGRLAPPFQSLEEKPEEVLPMEEISKVYDETLPSYAQTTETAGVTLHPEEPEEEVQAREESEERVEEVVDEEEEVEEEVDGEGGPPAEVGMEAADTIEDTRPLSRLSKASSRARSDDLTV; encoded by the coding sequence ATGGGTGACTGGAGCTTTCTGGGTAATATTTTAGAGGAAGTGAATGAGCACTCGACGGTGATCGGCCGGGTGTGGCTCACGGTCCTCTTCATCTTCCGCATCCTCATCCTCGGCACGGCGGCCGAGTTTGTGTGGGGCGACGAGCAGAGCGATTACGTCTGCAACACGCAGCAGCCTggttgtgagaatgtgtgttacGATGAGGCCTTCCCTATCTCCCACATCCGCCTGTGGGTCCTCCAGATCATCTTCGTCTCTACGCCGTCTCTGGTCTACGTGGGCCACGCTGTACATCACGTTCACATGGAGGAAAAGCGCAAAGAGCGCGAGGAGGCGGAGCTTAGCCGTCAGCAGGAGCTAAGCGAGGAGCGGTTGCCGCTGGCGCCCGACCAGGGAAGCGTCCGCACCACCAAGGAGACGAGCACCAAGGGCAGTAAGAAGTTCCGCTTGGAGGGCACACTGCTGAGGACCTACATCTGCCACATCATCTTCAAAACTCTGTTTGAGGTGGGATTCGTTGTGGGCCAGTACTTCCTGTACGGCTTCCGCATCCTGCCACTGTACAAGTGCAGCCGCTGGCCCTGCCCAAACACGGTGGACTGCTTTGTGTCTCGCCCCACAGAGAAGACCgtcttcatcatcttcatgcTGGCCGTGGCCTGCGTCTCGCTCTTCCTCAATTTCGTGGAGATCAGTCACTTGGGCCTGAAGAAAATACGCTTTGTCTTCAGGAAACCAGTCCCCGCCCCAGCCCAGGGTGAGGGCtcatcccccctgcccctcccaggGAAGAGCCTGCCCCCCCTGACCGTGCCTTCTCTGCAGAGGGCCAAGGGCTACCGGCTGCTCGAGGAGGAGAAGGCACcccctgtcacacacctgtACCCTCTGACAGAGGTGGgcatggaggctgggaggctggcacCACCCTTCCAGAGTCTGGAGGAAAAACCGGAGGAGGTCTTGCCCATGGAAGAAATCTCTAAGGTGTATGATGAGACTCTTCCCTCCTATGCCCAGACCACTGAGACAGCAGGGGTGACACTACACCCGGAGGAGCCCGAGGAAGAGGTGCAGGCAagggaggagtcagaggagagggtggaggaggtggtggatgaggaggaggaggtggaggaggaggttgacGGGGAGGGTGGGCCACCTGCAGAGGTGGGGATGGAGGCGGCAGATACGATAGAAGATACGAGACCACTGAGCAGGTTGAGTAAGGCCAGCAGCAGGGCACGGTCAGACGATCTCACTGTATGA